GGCATCCCAATGCTCGATGTGCGGCCGCCGGATCGTCGTCCGTCCCAGCGCTCCCAAGCGGTTACGCGTCAGCGTGCTCAACAGGGCCTCCCAAAATCGGTTGGCCCCCACGGTAGAAAACGGGTATTGCCGAAATGCTGCGCGAAATGACCGTCAAATCAACGGTTGCTCACGATTACCCGCGCCCCAGGGTGAGTTCCGGCGAATGTTTCCGGCATGTGACACAACGATTTCCGTGCGTCAACAAATGGCCGATTCCGAATTCGGCAGCCGGTGAGATGTGACGCGCAGAGCATGCTCCGGTTCGCACAGCCACGCAACCCGAGCGGTGAGATTGCGGCGCACCGAAATCGCACCGTCGAATATCACCAGGTGTCTTCGAGCATTCGCGGTTTGCATGCCTGCCAGGCGCCCGCCAACAGGACAAGCACCGCGACACCGAGCAGCGCGAACGGTGCGAGCCAGCCGCCGGTCGCCGTGTGCAGGATGCCGAACAGCAGCGGACCGGCGCACGCCACGGCGTAACCGACGCCCTGGGTGAAACCGGACAGCGCGGCCGATCCGCCCGCCGTGCGGGTGCGCAGGTTGATCAGCGTCAGCGCCATCGGGAAGGTGCTCGGGCCGAGGCCGAGCAGCACGACCCACAGGATGGTCGCGCCCATCGGCGCGATCAGCAGCCCCGCGAAAGCGACGAAGTACAACACCGCGCAGGCCACCACGACGAAGAACGGATTGCGGAATCGGGCGACCACCGTCGGCGCGGTGAGCGCCGCGACCAGACCGACCACGGCGAACAGCCCGACCATCGCGCCGCCGAACCCGGCACCGGCGCCCGCCTCACTCAGAATCTTCGGCAGCCAGGCGAAGATGGCGTAGGTGGTCAGCGAGGTCATACCGAACATGCCGGACATGCCCCAGGCGATCGGCGAGCGCCAGACCCGTCCGGTGCGCGGTGCGGGCGCGGCCGTCGTGTCCGTGCGGTCGCGTCCGCGCCGGTCGCGCAGTACCCCGAGCCACGGCACCGCCGCCGCGAAACCGAGCAGCGACCACACGCCGATGGAGACCCGCCACCCGTGCGCGTCGGCGAGGGGGACCGCGGTGAACGCGGGCACGACGGTGCCCAGTTGCACCATCATGATGTACAGCGAGCTGGTGACGGCGAGGCGATCCGGAAAGTACCGCTTCAGCAGCGGCGGGATCACCACATTGCCGATGCCCATGCCCGCGAGCGCAAGGGCGGAGAAGGCGAGCAGTTCCCCGGTGCCGGACGCCAGCACCCGGATCAGCATGCCCGCGCCCGCCATCAGCATGGCGGTCAGCGCGGTGCGCTCCAGCCCGAGACGGCGGGCCAGCACCGGGGTCAGCAGTCCGGACAGCGCGAACATGGCGGTCGGGATCATCCCGAAGACGCCGACCACGGCGGTGCCGTAACCGATCTCGGCACCGATCCGCTCGGCGAGCGGGCTGAACGCGGTGACGGCGACCCGTAGGGTGAGCGCCGACATCACAATGGCAGCGAGGACCAGCAGGCGGCCCTCCGTCAGCGCGCGTCGACGGCGCTCGACCAGGACGGATTCCTGGCGAGCCTGAGTATCCGGAAGGGTCGCAGTCACCGACAAATCATAGGATGACCGGATGATGAGCGGCAACGGTTTGTGACGGGCGGTACCCTGTCGGAGTGCAACCCGTCCGGCGAACCAGCCTCATCGCTCAGGTGACCGAGCAGCTGCGTGCCGAAATTCGTTCCGGCCGTTGGCCGATCGGCTCCCGAATTCCCACCGAACCAGAGCTCACCGAGCTCACCGGCACCGGCCGAAACACCGTGCGCGAAGCCGTCCAGGCCCTCGTGCACGCGGGCATGCTGGAACGTCGGCAAGGCTCGGGCACCTATGTGATCGCAGCCTCCGATCTCGGTGGCACTCTGGGAAAATACTTCGCCGACGCCGAGGAACGCGACATCCTGGAGCTCCGCCTGGCACTGGACACCACCGCCGCCGGGCTGGCGGCGCGCCGCCGCGACGACACCGACATCGCGAACCTGCTTCGCCTGCTCGGCGAACGCGACAAGGTATGGGAGGACGACCCGACCGCCGCGATCGCCGCGGATGTCGAACTGCACCGCGCGATCGTGGTCGCGAGCCACAACACGGTGTACCTCGAGTTCTACGATTCGCTGCTGCCTATCATCGAACAAGTAATCCGTGCACGGACTTTGAAGTCCGGCGACTCCTATCCGGAAGAGCACGCCGAATTGGTGCACGCGGTGATCGATGGCGATCCCGAGCGATCCGCGTCGGCGGCAAGGTGCTTTCTCAACTCCTTGATCGCGGAGTATCCGGACGCGCGATAACGGCGAAATCGAGGCTCGCGAGGACACCAGGTAACCAAGTGGTCACCATCGGAATATTCCCGATGTGAGTCGGATTTGCCTGGAACGTCACGGAGGGCCACCGGTACGCAACAACCGGCTCATACCTTTGTCTCGACCGTAGCTAGGCACTCGACAGCCGCCGGCGGCGCTTTCGCCGCGATGAGGGCCGGTCGAGCCGAATCGAGAGGAAGCCGATGACCGCCGTAGCAGCTGCCACCGGCCAGCAGTCGCCGACAACGACTTTCGAGTACCGCAAACGCGGACGCTGGCTCGACCACTGGGACCCGGACAACACGGAATTCTGGGAATCCGGGGGCGCGAAGACCGCCCGCAAGAATCTGCTCTTCTCGGTGTTCGCCGAAAACCTCGGCTTCAGCGTCTGGGTCATCTGGGGCACCGTGGTCACCAGCATGGGCGCCGCGGGCTTCGACTTCCTGGCCGGACTCGGCAAGGGCAACCCGACCGCGGTGAGCAACGCGCTGCTGCTGACCTCGACGCCGACCCTGGTCGGCGCGGCCCTGCGGATCCCGTACACGTTCGCCATTCCCAGGTTCGGCGGCCGGGCGTTCACCGTGTTCAGCGCGGGAATGCTGCTCGCGCCGACCCTCGGACTGGCCTACTTCGTCAACCAGCCCGGGACGCCGATGTGGGTGTTCATGGTGCTGGCCGCACTTGCCGGCGTCGGTGGCGGCAATTTCTCCTCCTCGATGGCCAACATCAATTTCTTCTTCCCGGAAGGGAAGAAGGGCGCGGCACTCGGCATCAACGCCGCGGGCGGCAACCTCGGCGTCGCGCAGACCCAGCTGGTGCTGCCACTGGTGATCACCCTCGGCACGCACATCATGGCAAAGGACCCCGCAGGCTACCGCTTCGGCATCACGCTGTCGGTGCTGGTCTGGGTGCCGTTCATCCTCGCCGCCGCGTTCGGTGCGCTGCGTTATATGGACAGCATCAGCACCGCCAAGTCCGACGGTAGGTCCTACCGGCTCGCGCTCACCAATCGGCACACCTGGGTGATGGCGATCCTGTATATCGGCACCTTCGGCTCGTTCATCGGCTTCTCCTTCGCCTTTCCGACGCTGATCAAAGCCAACTTCCCGGATCTGGCCAAGATCGGCTGGATCACCACGCTCGGCAACCTCGCCTTCCTCGGCGCGCTGGTCGGCTCGTTCAGCCGTCCGTTCGGCGGCTGGGTGTCCGACAAGGTCGGCGGCGCCAGGATCACCCTGTATGTGTTCGGTGGCATGGCGGTTTCGGTCGCGCTGATCATGGCCGCGCTGCAAATCAAGAGCTTCCCGCTGTACCTGATCGCGTTCCTGCTGCTGTTCGTGCTGACCGGCGTCGGCAACGGCTCGACCTACCGGATGATCCCGACCATCTTCAGCGCGGAGTCCAAGAAGTACGCCGCCGAGCACGGTCTCGACCTGACCGAATCCGCCGCCTCGGCCAAGCGTCAGGCAGGTGCCGCGATCGGCGTCATCGGCGCGGTCGGCGCCTCCGGTGGCTGGCTGTTGCAGCAGGCTCTTCGCCTGTCCAACACGCACTACCACAGCATGGCGCCCGCGTTCTGGGCCTACGCCGGGGCGTTCCTGGTGATGGCCGGCGTCACGTGGTGGTTCTACCTGCGGTCCTCGTTCGCCATCCAGCGCGTCCCTTCGCTGGCCTACGCGAACGTGTAACCGCCGCAGTGTGTCTCGCGATCCACATACCGCGGGGCACGGAGCGCAATGGCCGCCGAGACCTTCCGGCAGGCACGCGCCCACCGCACAGAGACCGAACGTCCGCCGAGTCGCCCGGGTGTAATCCCGGGTCCGGCAACGGGTCCCGGCCTGCACCGGGACGACGGCGGACGTTCGGTTTCGTCGTGTCTTGCCTCGCCGAGCGTGTCGGAGCGTCCACCACGATCACCCCCGCCGATCTCGTCTCCTTGACCTCGATCCCAATTGAGGTTTTAACGTATCCGCCAGTTGATCACTGCGGACGGGAGAAAGTCGCTCATGATTCTCGTAACGGGAGCCACCGGAAATATTGGACGTGCCCTACTCAAGGAGTTGGACGAGTGCGGTGCAGGGCCGCTGAGAGGTCTCACTCGCGACAGTGCCCTGGCCTCGTTCCCAGCGGGGGTCGAGGTCGCCGAGGGCGACTTCACCGACGCCGCTTCGCTGAAGTCATCCTTGGCGGGGGTGCGCTCGATGTTTCTGGTGTCGCGGCTCGGATCGGATGCCGACATCCTCGACGCCGCCCGCAGGGCAGGTGTCGAGCATGTGGTGCTGGTGTCGTCCATTACCGTCCAGACTCATCCCCACCTCGGCCCCGCTGCCGAAAACCTGGCTGTCGAGCGGTTGCTCGAGGCCAGCGGTATGGACTGGACAATTCTGCGTCCGACGCAGTTCGCCTCCAACACCTTGTTGTGGGCTGCCGCGATCCGTGAGCGCCGCCCGGTCCAGGTGCCGTACGCCGATGTCGGGCTGCCCACGATCCATCCCGCGGATATCGCCTCGGTGGCGCGGGTGGCGCTCACCGAGTCCGGTCACCGCGGCCGACGGTATGCCCTGACCGGTCCTGAGCACGTGACTGCCCGCCAGCAGGTCGCGACTATCGCTGCGGCACTGGGCCGGCAAGTACCGTTCGCCGAGATCAGCCGGAAGCAGGCCCGGACGGAAATGATTGCGGTCTTCGGGGAAGAGGCGGCTGATGCGGTGCTCGACCTAACGGGCGGGGATGTCAACGACGAACTGCTCGAGGTGCGCGATACGGTCGCACGAATCACCGGCTCACCTGCCAGGCCATTCGGTCAGTGGGTTACGGAAAACGCCGCAGTGTTTCGTTGAGCACCCCGATACCGATAGCTTCGGTGCACCGTCACACCGGCAACTCACAGACGTGTGCGCGGCCGCGAGCGGCCATCACGTCGAGCAGGCACGTACGCGGCGTCGCCATCCCCGCCAGGTGCCCGCACAGCGTGAACACCATGTGTGCCTCTGCGCGGCGACACTCATCTATCAGATCTATGAATGCTTGCGGCAAGGTCGCGTCTCGCGGCGCCCGTTCGTGGAAGACAGCCGCGAGTTGGTATCCCTGTTCGCGAGCGAAGGCCTGCATCCGCTGCTCGCACGTGGTCAACACATGTCCGGCAAGGTCCAACCGGATGTACCCGTACGCCAATGGCAGGTTCACACTCATGAGTTGCCGCCCCCGGTCCGAATGGGCGCCATCCGCAACCCCGAGCGCTCCGCCCCCTCGCACAGCGTGTAGAGCAACATTCGTCTCAACCTCGCAACGTTCTGACAGATCGTCACCGGTCGGCTCGCACATCGTGCCGACTCGGTGACTCTAGCGGTCAATCGAGTCGAGGCCAGCATGGCCGACTACGTGGCAGCGCCGCATCGGTAGTCCATAGGTACCCGGGCAGCGGCAGCCTTCCTGAGCTGGGGCCGCCAGTTTGCAGAGGGTCACGAATACGAGCAAACAGCCGGCCAGGATGTGGCGCGCGATCCGTAGCGACAACCGGTGTCGTTGATCGCGAAGAATGGCCGATAGCAAGATGGCTTGCTCGCGCCAACAGATGACCCGACCTGCTCCGGATAGCTGGCGGTGTACCGGAAGACTAAGCTCGGACGGTATGTCGGCCGAGCGCCGAGAACGGATCGAGGGACGCGCAGGTGGCCGCGATCTTCCAAAAACTATTCATCACCTCACGAAACGACATCATCAAACTTGTTCCCGAAGGCCAGATCGCTCGACTCCGGTCCGAAGGGGCGAAGCAGCCACTCTGGACGAACGAAAGGCGGTCTCGGCCACGGCTGCGGTGATCGATGCCGGAACAATGCAGCCTGGACCGCCCGACGTGTCCGCAGTCCCCTCGTGCTATCTCCAGGTGGGGAAGCGGAAGATAATGTGGCGGACATGACGGAATCCTCTTTTTGGGACGCCCCCTCGGACGCGGACGTGGTCCGCAACGGCGAATACGGCCTGACCATCGTCCACCCCGAATTCCTGGCGGACGCGACCGATCTCCCTGCTCATGTCCCGGCCGAGGCCCGCCGATTCGCTGAGTCCTTCGGCACCATCGACACTGTCCTCGAAGACCTGGGAACTGTCCCCGCGACCGATGGCGTATCCGCAGGCACCCGCGCGGACCTGGAACTGGTGCAGGTCGGATGCTGGGGAAACGTCACTGCGATCACCGACCCCGGCCTAGTGCACTGCAACGGCATCTACCCGGTCGAGGAAGAAGCGGAATCTCTCGCTGAGCGCTTCCCCGGAGCTGTGATCATCGCCTCGTGCACCATCGACTACAACATGACCTACGGCGCCTGGAAGATCATCCACCCCAATGGGACACGACTGTTCGCCGCCGGCTGGCACGGAGAAGACGACTGGGACTACAACGGATCCCCAACCGAGGTGGCCGCCGCCT
The DNA window shown above is from Nocardia sp. NBC_01730 and carries:
- a CDS encoding nitrate/nitrite transporter, translating into MTAVAAATGQQSPTTTFEYRKRGRWLDHWDPDNTEFWESGGAKTARKNLLFSVFAENLGFSVWVIWGTVVTSMGAAGFDFLAGLGKGNPTAVSNALLLTSTPTLVGAALRIPYTFAIPRFGGRAFTVFSAGMLLAPTLGLAYFVNQPGTPMWVFMVLAALAGVGGGNFSSSMANINFFFPEGKKGAALGINAAGGNLGVAQTQLVLPLVITLGTHIMAKDPAGYRFGITLSVLVWVPFILAAAFGALRYMDSISTAKSDGRSYRLALTNRHTWVMAILYIGTFGSFIGFSFAFPTLIKANFPDLAKIGWITTLGNLAFLGALVGSFSRPFGGWVSDKVGGARITLYVFGGMAVSVALIMAALQIKSFPLYLIAFLLLFVLTGVGNGSTYRMIPTIFSAESKKYAAEHGLDLTESAASAKRQAGAAIGVIGAVGASGGWLLQQALRLSNTHYHSMAPAFWAYAGAFLVMAGVTWWFYLRSSFAIQRVPSLAYANV
- a CDS encoding NAD(P)H-binding protein produces the protein MILVTGATGNIGRALLKELDECGAGPLRGLTRDSALASFPAGVEVAEGDFTDAASLKSSLAGVRSMFLVSRLGSDADILDAARRAGVEHVVLVSSITVQTHPHLGPAAENLAVERLLEASGMDWTILRPTQFASNTLLWAAAIRERRPVQVPYADVGLPTIHPADIASVARVALTESGHRGRRYALTGPEHVTARQQVATIAAALGRQVPFAEISRKQARTEMIAVFGEEAADAVLDLTGGDVNDELLEVRDTVARITGSPARPFGQWVTENAAVFR
- a CDS encoding FadR/GntR family transcriptional regulator; its protein translation is MQPVRRTSLIAQVTEQLRAEIRSGRWPIGSRIPTEPELTELTGTGRNTVREAVQALVHAGMLERRQGSGTYVIAASDLGGTLGKYFADAEERDILELRLALDTTAAGLAARRRDDTDIANLLRLLGERDKVWEDDPTAAIAADVELHRAIVVASHNTVYLEFYDSLLPIIEQVIRARTLKSGDSYPEEHAELVHAVIDGDPERSASAARCFLNSLIAEYPDAR
- a CDS encoding DUF6333 family protein translates to MTESSFWDAPSDADVVRNGEYGLTIVHPEFLADATDLPAHVPAEARRFAESFGTIDTVLEDLGTVPATDGVSAGTRADLELVQVGCWGNVTAITDPGLVHCNGIYPVEEEAESLAERFPGAVIIASCTIDYNMTYGAWKIIHPNGTRLFAAGWHGEDDWDYNGSPTEVAAAFGITAEELSEGDIDMNAAVDVFDWEGLCDLALGKVAPLDYTGRTVSVFRVKHTEDATGNMEEIWLER
- a CDS encoding MFS transporter; this encodes MTATLPDTQARQESVLVERRRRALTEGRLLVLAAIVMSALTLRVAVTAFSPLAERIGAEIGYGTAVVGVFGMIPTAMFALSGLLTPVLARRLGLERTALTAMLMAGAGMLIRVLASGTGELLAFSALALAGMGIGNVVIPPLLKRYFPDRLAVTSSLYIMMVQLGTVVPAFTAVPLADAHGWRVSIGVWSLLGFAAAVPWLGVLRDRRGRDRTDTTAAPAPRTGRVWRSPIAWGMSGMFGMTSLTTYAIFAWLPKILSEAGAGAGFGGAMVGLFAVVGLVAALTAPTVVARFRNPFFVVVACAVLYFVAFAGLLIAPMGATILWVVLLGLGPSTFPMALTLINLRTRTAGGSAALSGFTQGVGYAVACAGPLLFGILHTATGGWLAPFALLGVAVLVLLAGAWQACKPRMLEDTW